GCTACGATTCAGATTCCGGAAACGGAAGCATTTTTGCGCATTTCGGGCGGTGATGCACGTAAATTACTAAATGCAATTGAGCTTGTGGTGGGTGCCCAACTCAAATCCGGCGAACCGCTGGTGATTACGAACGAGCTGGTGTTGGAGACCATTCAACAAAATCTTGCTTTGTATGATAAACAGGGCGAACAGCATTATGATATTATTTCGGCTTTTATAAAATCAATGCGTGGCAGCGATCCCAACGCCGCTGTTTACTGGCTTGCACGGATGGTTGAAGGTGGCGAAGACCCCAAATTTATTGCAAGGCGCATGCTGATTCTGGCATCCGAAGATATCGGCAATGCCAATCCTAACGCACTTTTACTCGCTACCAACTGTTTTCAGGCGATTCACCTGATTGGTTATCCCGAATGTGAACTGATTCTTTCGCAAACGGCCATCTATCTGGCTTCATCGCCCAAAAGCAACGCTTCATACAAAGCAATAAAAAATGCGCATGGTCTGTTGAAAAAGACCGGTGATCTGCCCGTACCACTGCATTTGCGCAATGCACCGACAAAGCTTATGGAAGATATAGGCTACGGCAAGGAATACAGATACGCGCACGATTTTGAGAACAATTTTACCGACCTCGAATTTCTTCCCGAAAAGGTGAGCGGCTCAAAATTATACGACCCTCAGGAAAATCAACGGGAGAAGGAGATACGCAACTGGCTGAAACTGCGCTGGGGCAAAAAATATAATTACTGATTTTTTTGTACTTTTACTTATTAATCTGATATTCATCTTTTGCATGATGAGCATAAAAAAAACCGGAAT
The window above is part of the Bacteroidota bacterium genome. Proteins encoded here:
- a CDS encoding replication-associated recombination protein A, with protein sequence MQNNIPLAEQLRPANLDEYIGQQHLVGKGAILRKAIESGNIPSMILWGPPGVGKTTLGYIISQQLLRPFYTLSAAHSGVKDVRDVFEKAAKDGGNAILFIDEIHRFNKAQQDSLLGAVEKGLITLIGATTENPSFEVISPLLSRCQVYILKNLEKDDLIKITESARVTLEKQLNATIQIPETEAFLRISGGDARKLLNAIELVVGAQLKSGEPLVITNELVLETIQQNLALYDKQGEQHYDIISAFIKSMRGSDPNAAVYWLARMVEGGEDPKFIARRMLILASEDIGNANPNALLLATNCFQAIHLIGYPECELILSQTAIYLASSPKSNASYKAIKNAHGLLKKTGDLPVPLHLRNAPTKLMEDIGYGKEYRYAHDFENNFTDLEFLPEKVSGSKLYDPQENQREKEIRNWLKLRWGKKYNY